Proteins from one Malania oleifera isolate guangnan ecotype guangnan chromosome 4, ASM2987363v1, whole genome shotgun sequence genomic window:
- the LOC131152921 gene encoding protein WHAT'S THIS FACTOR 1 homolog, chloroplastic-like, whose product MEPKLLLSSPKSLPSTPLPFFFSYKSPFFQNPRLSGESHLSFSSKQVEKRQFWGQSLVLQEKSCSFGNLGRTHAPFHPIRAVLKRQKERPFDNVIQRDKKLKLVLKIRKLLVGRPDMTMSLLDLGKYRKLLGLKKKRRFIALLRKFPGVFEIMQTGVYSLRFKMTPEAERLYREELKIRGEMEDLLVLKLRKLLMMSLEKRILLDKIAHLRTDFGLPLEFRDTICHRYPQYFKVVRTESGPALELTHWDPELAVSASQLSEEENRARELEERNLIIDRPLRFNRVKLPKGLHIRKGEMRRICEFRDMPYISPYSDFSRLRPGTREKEKHACGVVHEILSLTVEKRTLVDHLTHFREEFRFSQQLRGMLIRHPEMFYVSLKGDRDSVFLREAYQDSQLIDKDRLLLIKEKFRSLVAIQRFPRRGAPKSDADVAEGTDELGDGSAGEEGEDWSDVDNLLTDGLDDEGDDEDHVDDWSDEDDDIPPDFDEDDGAVMLELDEKRREADNMPKNEEKALVPAFPDGRPRERW is encoded by the coding sequence ATGGAACCCAAGCTCTTGCTATCTTCTCCAAAATCCCTACCCAGCACTCCTTTGCCCTTCTTTTTCTCATACAAGTCCCCTTTTTTCCAGAACCCAAGACTTTCCGGAGAATCCCATCTCTCATTTTCATCAAAACAAGTGGAGAAGAGACAATTTTGGGGCCAAAGTTTGGTTTTGCAAGAGAAAAGTTGTTCTTTCGGTAATCTAGGAAGGACCCATGCCCCATTTCATCCGATAAGAGCCGTGCTCAAGAGGCAGAAAGAGCGTCCCTTCGATAATGTAATCCAGAGGGACAAGAAGCTGAAACTGGTATTGAAGATAAGGAAGCTCTTGGTGGGTCGACCTGATATGACTATGTCGCTTTTAGACTTGGGTAAATACAGGAAGCTCCTGGGTCTTAAGAAAAAGAGACGATTCATTGCTTTGTTGAGGAAGTTTCCAGGTGTGTTTGAGATTATGCAAACAGGGGTTTATTCGCTTCGATTCAAGATGACGCCAGAGGCTGAGAGACTTTACCGGGAGGAGTTGAAGATTAGGGGTGAGATGGAGGATTTGTTGGTTTTAAAGTTGAGAAAATTGCTCATGATGTCTTTGGAGAAGCGGATTCTTTTGGACAAAATTGCCCATTTGCGAACTGATTTTGGGCTTCCATTAGAATTTCGCGATACAATTTGTCACCGATATCCTCAATATTTTAAGGTAGTACGCACTGAAAGTGGCCCTGCGTTAGAACTAACTCATTGGGATCCCGAACTGGCAGTTTCGGCGTCTCAGCTTTCTGAAGAGGAAAATCGCGCTAGAGAGTTGGAAGAGAGGAATCTTATTATTGATAGACCACTAAGGTTTAATAGAGTAAAGCTGCCAAAGGGTCTTCATATTCGCAAGGGTGAAATGAGAAGGATTTGTGAGTTTAGGGACATGCCTTACATATCGCCCTATTCTGATTTTTCTCGACTGAGGCCTGGTACGCGAGAGAAAGAGAAGCATGCATGCGGGGTTGTTCATGAGATCTTAAGTCTCACTGTTGAGAAGAGAACGCTTGTGGACCACCTCACTCATTTTCGAGAGGAGTTCAGATTTTCTCAGCAGCTGAGGGGGATGCTTATAAGGCATCCTGAAATGTTTTATGTCTCCTTGAAAGGGGATAGGGATTCAGTTTTTCTCCGGGAGGCATATCAAGATTCGCAGTTGATAGATAAGGATAGACTCTTGCTTATCAAGGAGAAATTTCGTTCACTTGTTGCTATTCAACGATTCCCAAGGAGGGGGGCTCCCAAAAGTGATGCTGATGTGGCAGAAGGCACTGATGAACTGGGAGATGGAAGCGCTGGAGAGGAGGGAGAAGACTGGTCTGATGTAGATAATTTATTGACTGATGGGCTTGATGATGAAGGTGATGATGAAGATCATGTAGATGATTGGAGTGATGAAGATGATGATATACCCCCAGATTTTGATGAAGATGATGGAGCTGTGATGCTTGAATTGGATGAAAAGAGAAGAGAGGCTGATAACATGcctaaaaatgaagaaaaggcgCTTGTTCCTGCATTTCCTGATGGTCGACCAAGGGAACGCTGGTGA